The window CGCGAGGGTGGGGGTGGTGCTTGCAGTGGTCAAAGGATGTCTCTGAAGTTAAACGGTTTATATAGTTTATACGGTTTCAGTCTGCAAAATCGCAGGTCGAAGCGGCGTTAGACACGCTGTGCGCAGGGCTTGAAATTGCCGGTATCGCTGCCACCTGCGGCGCAGATGCATTGATTCCCGGTGCTCTATAAAATGACGCATGGCCACCAAAATTCCCCCCAAGACCGTTCAGCCGACGACCAAGCCGTCGACGCCTGATGATGGAGGTTCGGTCGTCCTCGAACGCCGGACCCAGAAAGTCAAGCCCCCGCAGATGCATCAGGTATTGATGCTCAATGATGATTACACGCCGATGGAATTCGTGGTCGTAGTCATCCAGGAGTTCTTCAGCAAGGACCGCGAGACCGCGACGCAGATCATGCTCAAGATCCATCTGGACGGCAAAGCGGTCTGCGGTGTGTACAGCAAGGACGTCGCCGCCACCAAGGTCGACCAGGTGCTCGAAGCCGCGAAGCAATCAGGACACCCTTTACAGTGCATTAGTGAGCCTGTTGAGTGAGCAATTGAAAACTTTGGGGTCGAACCCATGTAGAGTGTGTAGTAACAGCATGGCGAAAAAGGAAATCACATGATTGCCCAGGAATTGGAAGTCAGTTTGCACATGGCCTTCGTGGAAGCGCGTCAGCAACGCCACGAGTTCATCACCGTCGAGCACTTGCTTCTGGCCTTGCTCGACAACCCCAGCGCCGCTGAGGTGCTGCGCGCCTGCTCGGCCAACATCGACGACCTGCGCAAGTCCTTGAGCAATTTCATCAAGGACAACACGCCACAGGTCGCCGGCACCGACGACGTCGATACACAGCCCACGCTCGGGTTCCAGCGCGTGATCCAGCGTGCCATCATGCACGTGCAGTCCACGGGCAGCGGCAAGAAGGAAGTCACCGGCGCCAACGTGCTGGTGGCCATCTTCGGCGAAAAGGATTCCCACGCCGTGTATTACCTGCACCAGCAGGGTGTCACGCGCCTGGACGTGGTCAACTTCATCGCCCACGGCATCAAGAAAAGCGACCCGCCAGAGCCTGTCAAGTCGTCCGAAAACCAGGCCGAAGGTGAAGAGGGCGGCGGCGAAAAGAACGAGAAGGCTTCGCCACTGGAGCAGTTCACCCAGAACCTGAACCAGATGGCCAAGGACGGCAAGATCGACCCGCTGATCGGCCGCGAATACGAGGTCGAGCGCACCATCCAGATCCTGTGCCGCCGGCGCAAGAACAACCCGCTGCTGGTGGGCGAAGCCGGCGTGGGCAAAACGGCCATCGCCGAGGGCCTGGCCTGGCGCATCACGCAGAAGGACGTGCCCGAGATCCTGGCCGAAGCCCAGGTGTATTCGCTCGACATGGGCGCCTTGCTCGCCGGCACCAAGTACCGCGGCGATTTCGAGCAGCGCCTGAAGGGCGTACTCAAGTCGCTGAAGGACAAGCCCAATGCCATCCTGTTCATCGACGAGATCCACACGCTGATCGGCGCGGGTGCGGCCTCGGGCGGGACGCTGGATGCGTCCAACCTGCTCAAGCCGGCACTCTCCAGCGGCCAGCTCAAGTGCATTGGCGCGACCACCTTCACCGAATACCGTGGCATCTTCGAGAAGGACGCGGCGCTGTCGCGGCGTTTCCAGAAGGTCGACGTGGTCGAGCCGACAGTGCAGGAAACGGTGGAGATCCTGAAGGGCCTGAAATCGCGCTTCGAGGAACACCACAGCGTGAAGTACGCCGTGGCCGCATTGCAAGCTGCCGCCGAGCTGAGCGCCAAGTACATCAACGACCGCCATCTGCCCGACAAGGCCATCGACGTGATCGACGAGGCCGGCGCGGCCCAGCGCATCCTGCCGCCGAGCAAGCGCAAGAAGACCATCACCAAGGCCGAGGTCGAGGAGATCGTCGCCAAGATCGCGCGCATTCCGCCCGCCAACGTGTCCAACGACGACCGCGGCAAGCTCAAGACGCTGGAACGCGACTTGAAGAGCGTGGTGTTCGGCCAGGACAAGGCGCTGGATGTGCTGGCCTCCGCCGTGAAGATGGCGCGCTCGGGCCTGGGCAAGGGCGACAAGCCGATCGGCTCGTTCCTGTTCAGCGGCCCCACCGGCGTCGGCAAGACCGAAGCCGCGAAGCAGCTCGCCTACATCATGGGCATCGAGTTGATCCGCTTCGACATGTCGGAATACATGGAGCGCCACGCGGTGAGTCGCCTGATCGGCGCGCCTCCGGGCTACGTCGGCTTCGACCAGGGCGGCCTGTTGACCGAGGCCGTCACCAAGAAGCCGCATTGCGTGCTGCTGCTCGATGAGATCGAAAAGGCCCATCCGGACATCTTCAACGTGTTGCTGCAGGTGATGGACCACGGCACGCTGACCGACAACAACGGACGCAAGGCCGACTTCCGCAACGTCATCATCATCATGACGACGAACGCGGGTGCCGAGACCATGAACAAGGCGACGATCGGGTTCACGAATCCGCGCGAAGCCGGCGACGAGATGGCGGATATCAAGCGCCTGTTCACGCCCGAGTTCCGCAACCGCCTGGACGCGACCGTGAGCTTCAAGGCGCTGGACGAAACCGTCATCCTGCGCGTGGTCGACAAGTTCCTGCTGCAGTTGGAAACGCAATTGGCAGAGAAGAAGGTCGATGTCACCTTCACCGATGCGTTGCGCAAGTACCTCGGCAAGAAGGGCTTCGATCCGCTGATGGGTGCGCGTCCGATGCAGCGCCTGATCCAGGACACGATCCGTCGTGCCTTGGCCGACGAACTGCTGTTCGGCCGGTTGATCGACGGTGGCCGCCTCACGGTGGACATGAAGATCACCACCGACGAAAAGGGTGTGGAAACCGGCGAGGTCGAGCTCGACATCCAGCCGCTGCCGAAGAAGGAAGGCAAGGCCAAGCCTGAATCGGAAGAAGCGACCGCCGGCTGATCCAGCTGGGGTGACGCAAAAGGGCCGGCGCCATCAACGCCGGCCTTTTTTCTTTGAGAATCCAAAACAGACTGCATTTATGTTGGAAACCATGCTTGTCCCCACCGCATCCGATCCGGAGGCGAGCGAAGCGCTCGCCGAATTCGTGCGGCGCCATGCCAGGCTGTTCGTGCTGACCGGCGCCGGTTGCAGCACCGATTCCGGCATTCCCGACTACCGGGACATCAACGGGGAATGGAAACGCAATCCGCCCGTGACCTACCAGGCCTTCACCGGTGACGACGCCACACGCCGCCGCTACTGGGCGCGCAGCCTGCTGGGCTGGCCGATGATGAGCGGTGCGCGGCCCGGCGCCGCACACCGGGCGCTGGCTCAATTCGAGGCCGCGGGGCGGGTGGCCCAGTTGCTCACGCAGAACGTCGATGGCCTGCACGACCGCGCCGGCAGCCGGCGCTGCATCGACCTGCACGGCCGCATCGATACCGTGCGCTGCCTCGGCTGCGAACGCCGTTCGCCGCGCGCCGAACTGCAGCTCGAGCTGCGCCGCCGCAATCCCCAGTGGGCCGCACTCGAAGCCCAGCCCGCGCCGGACGGCGATGCCGACCTCGACGGAATGGATTTTTCAGGCTTCGACGTTCCGTCGTGCCCAGCCTGCGGCGGCATGCTCAAGCCGGACGTGGTGTTCTTTGGCGAAAACGTGCCGCGCGAGCGCGTGGATGCGGCCTTTGCGGCGCTGGACGCGGCCGATGCCGTGCTGGTCGCGGGCTCGTCGCTGATGGTCTATTCGGGTTTCCGTTTCGTGCAGGCCGCCGCCGCCGCGGGCAAGCCCATCGCCGCGGTGAACATGGGCCGCACGCGCGCCGACGAGCTGTTCACCCTCAAGCTGGCCGCGCCCGTCGGCGACACATTGACGGCGCTGGCTGCGCGGTTTTAACCGGCTTGCTTATCATCGGCAGCTGCTTTGCAGGAGGTCAGGATGAAGATTGCCGTGATGGGTGCGGGTGCGGTCGGTTGTTACTACGGCGGCATGCTCGCCCGCGCGGGCCACGAGGTGGTGCTGATCGGCCGTCCGCAACACGTGGAAGCCGTCTTGCGTGACGGCCTGCTGCTGGATACGCAAACCTTCACCGCCCATGTGCCCATGGCCGCCAGCACCGACGCCAGCGCCGTCGCAGGCGCGGCGCTGGTGTTGTTCTGCGTCAAATCCACCGATACAGAAAGCGCGGCTGCCGAGATGCGGCCGCATCTGCTGCCTGGCGCATTGCTGCTGTCGCTGCAGAACGGCGTGGACAACGCCGACAGGCTGCAGGCCGCGCTGCCCGACCAGGAGGTCGCCGCCTCGGTCGTGTACGTGGCCAGTGAGATGGCCGGTCCGGGCCACATCCGGCATCACGGCCGCGGCGAACTGGTGCTGGCGGCGACGAAAACCACGCCGCAGGTCGCCGCCATGCTGACCGACGCCGGCGTGCCGACCGAGGTCTCCGACAACGTCGCCGGCGCGTTATGGGCCAAGTTGATCCTCAATTGCGCCTACAACGCCTTGTCGGCGATCGCGCAACTGCCTTATGGCCGGGTCGTGGCCGGCGAGGGCGTGCCTGCGGTGATGCGCGATGTGGTGGACGAATGCGTGGCCGTGGCGCGGGCCAACGGCGTGCGCCTGCCGGGCGACCCGCATGTTGCCGTGGAGCAGCTCGTGTTGTCGATGCCGAACCAATACTCTTCCACGGCGCAGGACATGGCGCGCGGCAAACGCAGCGAGATCGATCATCTCAACGGCTACGTGATGCGCCGCGGCGAGGCGCTGGGCGTCGCCACGCCGGTGAATCGCGCGCTGCACACCTTGGTCAAACTCATCGAGAGCCGCGCCGATCCTGCTTAAGCCGCGCCGGCACCCGCGCCGTGGGCAAACACATGACCGGCCGCAGTGCCATCGTCAGTGCGTCATGACGCGGATTCGAAGTCGATGTGGCTCTTGTCGGCGTCCACCGCCACCAGACGTACCTGCAGCTTGTCGCCCACGTCCAGGCCTTCAAAGCCGCGCACCACGCGGCCTTCGAGCAATGGGCGGGCGATGCGCACATAGGTGCCTTTCGGCGCAGCACCGGTGACGATGGCGTCGAACAGCTCGCCGATGCGGCCCTGCAGCAGCCAAGCGCCTGCCGCCTTCAGGACCTCGCGTTCGACCTTGCTGGCGTTGTCTTCCTGCAGCGTGCAGTGGCGCGCGATGACGGTCAACTCGTCGAGGGAATAGGGCGGCGGCGCGCCGGCGATGGCGGCTTTCAGCAGCCGTTGCGTCACCAGGTCGGGGTAACGGCGATTCGGTGCTGTGGAGTGTGCGTAGTCGTTCACCGCCAGGCCGAAGTGGCCTTGACCATCCGTGCCTGCCGGTGCCGCCAGGTACTCGCCCGAGCCGAGCATCTTCACCACCGCCAGCGACAGGTCGGCGAAGCCGGCCGGATTGTCCGCGCGTTGCGCCATCAGGAAATGCTCGAGCGCAAGGGCGTCTGGCTCGGCGGGCAGCGTGACGCCGTGCCCCGCGGCGAGCGCTTCGATACGGTCCCAGCGGCGTGGCGCCTGCAGGAAGCGGCGCAGCGATGGAAAGTTCTTCTCCGCCAGGAATCTTGCCGTGGCCGCGTTCGCGGCGATCATCAGGTCGGCAATCAGGTCCTTCGCGCGGTTCTTGGTGTCGGGCTGCAGGTCCGTCAATTGACCGTCGACGAACACCGGGCGCGCGGACACCGTGTTCATGTTGAGCGCCCCGCGTTGCTGACGCCATTGCCGCAACTGCCCGGCGAGCGTGTCGTGCAGTCGAAGCTGCGCCTCGAGGCCGGGCACGCGTTCGAACTGTGGCAGCGCTGGCGCATCGCCGTTCAGCCAGGCCGAAACGCCGTCGTAGGTGAGTTTGGCGTGGTTCAGCACCAGGGCGCGATAGACGTCCGCACTCGCCACCGTGCCGCTCGCATCCACCTGCATGTCGACCACCAGCGTCAGCCGTTCCTGTCCCTGGTGCAGCGATGTGGCGTCGGTGGACAGGCATTCGGCCAACATCGCGAACACGCCGGCTGCGGTATAGACCGAAGTGGTGTTGACGGCGGCATGCGCATCGACCGCGCCGCCTTGCCGGACCAGCGCATCGACATCGGCCACCGCCACCATCAGTCGCGTGTTGCCGCTGGGCAGCGCCTCGGCCACGCTGAGTTGATCGAGGTCCAGCGTGTCGTCGTTGTCGATGGAAAACCAGGTCAGGCTGCGCAGGTCGCGGAGATCGCCGCTGCGCTCTGGCCCGATCCGGCGCGCCGCTTCTGCCTCCTGCAAAGCCTCGGGAGAAAACGCGGGCAGCAGGCCGCGTGAAAGCATGGCCTGCACGGCAAATCGCTGCAAGTTGATGGGTTCCATGGCGCGCACTTTAACGTCGCGGCGCTAAATCCACTAAATCGGCGTGTTCACACCCAGCTTTTTCAGGATCAGTTGCCAGTGCTCGGGTTCGACCGGCGTGATCGACAGCCGGCTGCCTCTGCGCAGCACGATCAGCTCCCGCAGTTCATCGCTCGCGCGCAGTTCGGCCAGCGTGAGGTTGCGCGTCTTCTGCAACATCTGCACGTCCACCAGCAGCCAGCGCGGCGCCTCGGGTTGCGACTTCGGATCGAAGTAGGGCGATTGCGGGTCGAACTGCGTCGGGTCCGGATAGGCCGCGGACGCCACGCGCGCAATGCCGACGATGCCGGGCTCGGCGCAACTCGAGTGGTAGAACAGCACGCCATCACCGATGCGCATGCCGTCACGCATGAAGTTGCGCGCCTGGTAGTTGCGCACGCCGGTCCAGGCCACGGTGGCGCCGGGCGCGGCCAGAGCGTCGTCGACCGAGACTTCGGACGGTTCGGACTTCATGAGCCAGTAGTTCGTCATGCCGTTCCCCTGGCGTGCGGCGGCGCGTCGTTCGAGAAGAAGCGCGTGGCCTCCGGCCGGCCTTCGAGGTGCAGCCGGGGCGCCACCGGCGCGGTCTCGGCCAGCAGCCGGCCCTTCTTCCAGACCTTGAGCCGGTTCGCGCGCAGCCGGATGGCCTCCACCGTGTCGCGCGCCTGCAGCAGCACGAAGCTGGCGTCGCAGCCGGGCGTGAGGCCATAGCCTTCGAGGTGCATGACCTGGGCCGCATTCACCGTCACCGCGTCGAAACACTGGCGGATGCCGGCCTGGCTCGTCATCTGCGCCACGTGCAGGCCCATGTGGGCCACTTCGAGCATGTCGCCCGAGCCCATGCCGTACCACGGGTCCATCACGCAGTCGTGGCCGAAGGCCACATTCACGCCGGCGGCCATGAGCTCGGGCACACGTGTCATGCCGCGGCGCTTGGGATAGGTATCGTGCCGGCCCTGCAGCGTGATGTTGATCAGCGGATTGGCGATCACGCTCACGCCGCTCTCCGCGATCAGCGGCAGCAGCTTGCTCACGTAGTAGTTGTCCATGCTGTGCATCGAGGTGCAGTGCGAGCCGTTGACCCGGCCCTGCAGGCCGAGCCGCTGCGCCTCGAAGGTCAG of the Rhodoferax koreense genome contains:
- the clpS gene encoding ATP-dependent Clp protease adapter ClpS, which codes for MATKIPPKTVQPTTKPSTPDDGGSVVLERRTQKVKPPQMHQVLMLNDDYTPMEFVVVVIQEFFSKDRETATQIMLKIHLDGKAVCGVYSKDVAATKVDQVLEAAKQSGHPLQCISEPVE
- the clpA gene encoding ATP-dependent Clp protease ATP-binding subunit ClpA, yielding MIAQELEVSLHMAFVEARQQRHEFITVEHLLLALLDNPSAAEVLRACSANIDDLRKSLSNFIKDNTPQVAGTDDVDTQPTLGFQRVIQRAIMHVQSTGSGKKEVTGANVLVAIFGEKDSHAVYYLHQQGVTRLDVVNFIAHGIKKSDPPEPVKSSENQAEGEEGGGEKNEKASPLEQFTQNLNQMAKDGKIDPLIGREYEVERTIQILCRRRKNNPLLVGEAGVGKTAIAEGLAWRITQKDVPEILAEAQVYSLDMGALLAGTKYRGDFEQRLKGVLKSLKDKPNAILFIDEIHTLIGAGAASGGTLDASNLLKPALSSGQLKCIGATTFTEYRGIFEKDAALSRRFQKVDVVEPTVQETVEILKGLKSRFEEHHSVKYAVAALQAAAELSAKYINDRHLPDKAIDVIDEAGAAQRILPPSKRKKTITKAEVEEIVAKIARIPPANVSNDDRGKLKTLERDLKSVVFGQDKALDVLASAVKMARSGLGKGDKPIGSFLFSGPTGVGKTEAAKQLAYIMGIELIRFDMSEYMERHAVSRLIGAPPGYVGFDQGGLLTEAVTKKPHCVLLLDEIEKAHPDIFNVLLQVMDHGTLTDNNGRKADFRNVIIIMTTNAGAETMNKATIGFTNPREAGDEMADIKRLFTPEFRNRLDATVSFKALDETVILRVVDKFLLQLETQLAEKKVDVTFTDALRKYLGKKGFDPLMGARPMQRLIQDTIRRALADELLFGRLIDGGRLTVDMKITTDEKGVETGEVELDIQPLPKKEGKAKPESEEATAG
- a CDS encoding ketopantoate reductase family protein, translated to MKIAVMGAGAVGCYYGGMLARAGHEVVLIGRPQHVEAVLRDGLLLDTQTFTAHVPMAASTDASAVAGAALVLFCVKSTDTESAAAEMRPHLLPGALLLSLQNGVDNADRLQAALPDQEVAASVVYVASEMAGPGHIRHHGRGELVLAATKTTPQVAAMLTDAGVPTEVSDNVAGALWAKLILNCAYNALSAIAQLPYGRVVAGEGVPAVMRDVVDECVAVARANGVRLPGDPHVAVEQLVLSMPNQYSSTAQDMARGKRSEIDHLNGYVMRRGEALGVATPVNRALHTLVKLIESRADPA
- a CDS encoding NAD-dependent protein deacetylase translates to MLVPTASDPEASEALAEFVRRHARLFVLTGAGCSTDSGIPDYRDINGEWKRNPPVTYQAFTGDDATRRRYWARSLLGWPMMSGARPGAAHRALAQFEAAGRVAQLLTQNVDGLHDRAGSRRCIDLHGRIDTVRCLGCERRSPRAELQLELRRRNPQWAALEAQPAPDGDADLDGMDFSGFDVPSCPACGGMLKPDVVFFGENVPRERVDAAFAALDAADAVLVAGSSLMVYSGFRFVQAAAAAGKPIAAVNMGRTRADELFTLKLAAPVGDTLTALAARF
- a CDS encoding EVE domain-containing protein; its protein translation is MTNYWLMKSEPSEVSVDDALAAPGATVAWTGVRNYQARNFMRDGMRIGDGVLFYHSSCAEPGIVGIARVASAAYPDPTQFDPQSPYFDPKSQPEAPRWLLVDVQMLQKTRNLTLAELRASDELRELIVLRRGSRLSITPVEPEHWQLILKKLGVNTPI
- a CDS encoding RNB domain-containing ribonuclease — translated: MEPINLQRFAVQAMLSRGLLPAFSPEALQEAEAARRIGPERSGDLRDLRSLTWFSIDNDDTLDLDQLSVAEALPSGNTRLMVAVADVDALVRQGGAVDAHAAVNTTSVYTAAGVFAMLAECLSTDATSLHQGQERLTLVVDMQVDASGTVASADVYRALVLNHAKLTYDGVSAWLNGDAPALPQFERVPGLEAQLRLHDTLAGQLRQWRQQRGALNMNTVSARPVFVDGQLTDLQPDTKNRAKDLIADLMIAANAATARFLAEKNFPSLRRFLQAPRRWDRIEALAAGHGVTLPAEPDALALEHFLMAQRADNPAGFADLSLAVVKMLGSGEYLAAPAGTDGQGHFGLAVNDYAHSTAPNRRYPDLVTQRLLKAAIAGAPPPYSLDELTVIARHCTLQEDNASKVEREVLKAAGAWLLQGRIGELFDAIVTGAAPKGTYVRIARPLLEGRVVRGFEGLDVGDKLQVRLVAVDADKSHIDFESAS